CAAACACGCACAAACCGCATACCACCAGGGGTGTGCGTCCAAAGCGATCCGACAACGGCCCCACGAAAAGCTGACCCAACGCGAAAGCCACAAAGAAGGTGCTCAGAGTGGCGCTAAGGTCTTTGACAGATGTCCCAAGCTCGGCCCCCATGGAAGGGAAGGCTGGCAGGATGATGTTGGTGGCCAACGATCCCAGCGCTGCCAGGCCCGCGAGCATCAGCAGCAACTCGCCGGACAGGGATTTCGTGGACTCAATCGGCTTGTGCATCGTCGCTCCCTTCATCGCCGTCAAGGCATTCAATGCAGGAGTCGATCAGGTCATGCAGCGCCGCCACACGTTCCGTCCCCAGCTGCGCGTTCAAAGCAAGCTGTGCAGCCTTCCAAGCCTGTTGTGCTTGTGTCTGTTTAGACACGCCGGTTTCTGTTGCGGTGACCAAACGGCTGCGTGCGTCGGCTCCAGCGCCAATCGTCAGCAAGCCCATTGCTGCCAGCGGCTGAAGATTGCGCGTCAATGTCGAGGCGTCCATCTGCATGCGCTTTGCCAGATCCACCGGCCGTATCGGCCCCAGTTTGACGACGTGGGAGAGCAGGGAGTATTGCGTGATCTTCAAGCCCACCTCCGCAAAAAAGTGGTCGTAGTGCCGCGTCACGATACGACTGAGCTGGCGCAACTTCAGGTTGGTGCAACCCTGGGGCTTGATGCTGTTCTTCATTTGATATATTGTAATTACAACTATTGCAATTACAAGTTTTAAAAAATGAAGGAGGCTGAAATGACTGTGGATCAGGTTATTGAGAGATGGCGGGCGGATGAAGTTGCAGTGCGTGCTCGTCTAAGAGCTGTGGATACTGGGCCGCACGGCAGTGTCGCTGCTCGTTCTGGCATGGAAATGTTCGAGGCCATCTTCGCGGGGGAGCTGTCCCCGGCTCCAATTGGCGAAACGCTCGACTTTGTTCCCATTCGCATGGAACCAGGGGAGGCGGTGTTTCAGGGCAGCCCAAAGCGTCGTCACTACAACCCGCTGGGCACGGTGCATGGAGGCTGGTTTGCGACCTTGCTCGACTCTGCAGTGGGTTGCGCCATTCACACGACCTTGCCGGCGGGCAAAGCCTACACCACCCTGGAGCTGAAAGTGAACATGGTGCGTGCGTTGACCGAAGGGGTGCCGTTGGTGCGTGCAGAGGGAAGGGTGATCCACGCCGGCCGACAGGTAGCTACAGCGGAGGGGCGTATCGTTGGTCCCGATGGGAAGCTGTATGCCCATGCAACCACAACCTGCTTGATCTTCGATCAGCCCATTGGCGCGAAGCCATCTTGAGTAAAGCTGACGTTTTGGCATCCAAAACGACGAACGGTGAACCTTGCATAGCGGTCGGCGCCTGCCGAATCGCGACGGGCAGCAATGGGTCGCTAGCACCAATTCGACCCAGGTAAAAGCGGTCACCACGAAATGCATGGCAGTCCAGCGACTGCCTTGAGGTTTGGAGCGGACTTCCGTGAAGTCGCGCTCCAATGACTGCTTTGGGCACTGGCACTCACCGGTATCCGTGAGTTGAGCGACTGCAGGCAGCCTCTGACAGGCACTCCGCTTTGGGTAACGAATGACAAATCACCTCAATCGGTTGAAGATGAGACCGGCTTTGGATGACCCTGAGGTCAGGTGAATTGGGGCGCTGCTGCACAAATCAAGTTTGAAGCGAGCTACCCCAAACCCTAGCGGTGGCTATACCACGGCTGCCGTCTGAGGACGGCCCAGTTCTGTAGATCGATTCAATATGGCCGCCCGGATATGCAGCTCGTTAAGAGCCGCTAACGCCACTTTCCTTTGAGATCAGCCAGAAGCATTTATGCTTTTGGCCCTCATGGCAAGACAACCCGTTAGCAAAGAACTGTGGCGACAGCTGCAGCCCCTGATCCCCGCCTTCACGCCTTCCGTCGAAGGTGGCGCACGCAAGCTCACCGTGAGCGATGAAGCAGCACTCAATGGCATTCTGTTCGTGCAGCAAACAGGCATCCCATGGAAGACTTGCCTCAGTCCTTGGGTTACGGCAGTGGTATGACCTGCTGGCGGCGCTTGCGTGACTGGAATGCCAATGGCGTTTGGCCGCGTTTGGTAGCGTTTGCACCAAGCCATGCAGGTACGTCTGCGCGAGCATGACCAGATTGATTGGAGCCGAGCCAGCATAGATGGCTCCTCGGTGCCAAGCCCCCGGGGGGCCAGGAAACGGGCCCCAACCCCACCGACAGAGGCAAGCTCGGCTCCAAACGACATATCGTCGTAGATGCCAGAGGCATCCCACTGTTGATCCTCGTCAGTGGTGCCAACAGGCATGATTCCATGATGTTCGAGAAGTGCATGGATGCGATTGCAGCCATTGCGGGCTTGCAGGGGCGGGCACGCAAGCGGCCGGCGAAGCTGCATGCGGACAAAGGCTACGATTACAAGCGCTGCCGCGCCTATCTCAGGCGACGAGGCATTGCCAGCCGGATTGCCAGGAGAGGTGTCGAGAGCAGCGAAAAGCTAGGCAAGCATCGCTGGGTTGTAGAGCGCACACATGGCTGGTTTGCAGGTTTTGGCAAGCTGCGCATCCGCTTTGAAAGGCGGCTGGATATCCACGAAGCGTTGCTGAAACTGGCCGCTGCGATCATCTGTGCACGCTTCGTGGATCGGTGGTGTTAGCCGCTCTAAGGATGGCCCCAATTCACTGCGTGTGCTGATAATCATCGCAGTGGTGCATCGCGTGCGATATTGCTGATCTGCTCAAAATCCAAATCATCCAGGGATTGTCTGACCGCCTTGATCAAAACCTGATAGTCCGTGCCGTTATCCATGGCATCAATCCAGCAGTGCAGATCGCTCCAGTTTCCTTGGTCTGCAAGCCGAGCCAATTCGCTCTTGTGCTCTCTTGGAAGAGCTTCGAGTTTATGCATGGTCTTCAGCTGATTGTATTTTTCCGATGTGGTTTGAGTTAACAAAGCCTGGAAGAGAGGGCTATCCGATACCTGCTTCACCATGAGAAAGAAAACCGCATTGGTGCCGCGCCCTGGTTGGCTGTCTATCGATAGATGGCCGTTCATTTTCTCAATGATGCGCTGCGCTATCAGAAGCCCCAGTCCTCGCTTGCTGTGGGTGCGATTCGCTGCCAGCGATTTCTGAATTCCGGCAAGGACTTTTGCATCTATGCCGGAACCGCTATCGCTAACCTCAAAGCGTAGATGCCATTGTTCTCTGCCACGGTATTGGGCGTGCAGCTTGAGGTCAATGTTTCCGTCGAATGTGAATTTCGCAGCGTTGGACAGGAGATTGAGCACCGCCTGCTGCAGGCGCTTTCCGTCCAGATAGATATGTGTGGGCAGCAGGCTCTGGATTTGCAGTGAAAAGGTATTGCGCTGGCGATGGGCCAGGGCCTGGGCGTACTTGGTCAGATCGCTCAGCAAAGAACTCAGATCCACTGATTGCTCATTCAATGCCAATGGAGGCTGCAGCTCATCTTTGGCATAGTCCACCAGCTCGTCTATCAATGCCAATTGGTAGGCTGCACTTCTTTCAATGGCTGCCAGTTTGTCCGTGTCAACCTTGTTCGGGGACTGGTGCATCAGCTGCAGATAGGCAATGATCGCAGAGACAGGTGCTCGCAAATCATGACTGACATAGGCGAGCAGTTCTTTTTGTTCCAGCGAACGTTGCTCTGCTTGTTCTAGAGCCTCTTTGAGCGCGCTGGTTTTGTGCTCGACCTCTTGTTCCAGGCGCTCTTGCTGCTGGCTTTGCCATTGCAGCAATGTGAGCTGCGCCTGATGCCTTTGATGGGAATATTGATAGGCCGAGCTGGTGATAATGAAAAGGCCGATCGTCAGGGCGGGCAGCACAAGCACATATTGCTCGAGAAGCTGAACCACTGAGATATTGGGCACAAGCAGTGCGGCGGCGCGTAGCAATGCACCGAATGCCAGGACAGAGACCAGCAGCAAGGCAGTCATGCCCCCTGGCCCCCCATTGCGATAGTAGATATATGTGCAAGCCAGAATCGTGAGCAGACTAAACAGTGCGACGATGATGCCGGTAAGTGCGAACCACTCATAAGGTCCAAATAGTGCACCGATCAGAACAACGCTTTCCAGGACAGCGATGAGCTTGAGCAGGAGTATTCCGGATGAGGGCAGATAGTTTTGCGCTTTTTCCAGGCGCGCCCGCAGATACAGCAATAGGCTCAGTACGATGCCAGCCACCAGAACATGATGGGAGCGGTAACCCCACTCTGTGCTGCTGGGCCAAAGTATGATTTGTGCATAGCCGCGATAGGTCGCTTCGTAGAGTGCAGCCAGCAGCAGCCCCAATGTTTGCCATTCCATCATGGGGGTGCGCAGAATTCTCCACAGTGCTGCGGAATACACTACGAAAACAAGGATGCTCCCGATCAGCAGTCCACTGAATAGCGCATAGTCCCGCTCCATCATGTGCCATTGATCCACGGTATGCAGTGCGACGTCCAGCTTGCTGGATGCGTAACTATTGACGTGAACCAGTACGCGTACGCTCTCTCCTGGAGCGAGATTGATGGCAATCTGAGGTACTCGGGTCAGCGATTGGTTGGGGTCGCTGATTCCAGCCAGCATTCGACTTGCGCGAACCTGGCCCTCCCGCATGCGCAGGACATAAAAATTCACATGTTGCAGCCAACATGCCCCCAAAGCCAGTTGCACTGCTTGAGGGCTTTCTAGATCGTTGTGCAGTGTCATCCTGAGCCACAGATGACGCATATCGAATCGCCCATCAAGCGTCTTGGCTGTGACAGTGCGAAATCCATCAATCTCACCATTAGGAAGGGCTGCCACGTTCAGCGGCGCTTCGTTTGGTGAACCTCGTTCCCAGACTTCAACCGTGTTATCCAGGACCTTGAGGCCGAGAATCACATCGCTGATCTGAATGCTTGGCGGGGAGGACACTTCAATCGCCTTCGCATCAATCGCCCAGCACAGCAGCATGCTGCACAGCAGATGGATGCAGCCAGATACGCATCGCCTCATGGCTTCTGACCCAGGCAGGAGCGCCGAAAAGCGGATGGGGTGCAGCCAAAGTAGGCATGAAAAGCGGAGGAGAAATTCGCTGCGCTGGAGAATCCTATGGCTGCGGCCACTTCTTCTATATGCATGGCGGAGCTGGCAAGCATGCGTTTGGCCTCGTGAAGGCGAGCCTCGCGAATGAATTTGTAAACCGTGTTGCCCGTGTGAGTCTGAAAGACCCTTGTCAAGCGCTTTTCATTGGTGCCTAGTTGGGTTGCCAATTCAGGCAGGGGCGGAACCTTGGACAAGTCGGAAAGGACCAACTGCTGCGCAGCCCGCAGCAAGGTCAGATTGTGAACAGCGCTCAGTGTGCTCGATAGTCTTGCTGGCTCAGAATCCTGCGCTGGAGGTTCTGGTGAAGTGCATGCATCTTGGTCTGGTTTTCCTTGGCGTTGCGTCAAAGCCAGATGGATTTCCACACGCGCAAGAACCTCATTGATGTCGAACGGCTTTTGGATGTAGTCCACGGCGCCCAGCTGCAATCCCTTGAGACGCTCCTGGGGTGAAGCGCAAGAAGTCACAAAAATCACAGGGATGTCTGCCGTGGAAGGGTCAGCCTTCAGTAGCCTGCAGGCGGTAAATCCATCGACATCGCCCATGTTTACGTCCAGAAGGATTAATTCAAATTGCTGAGTGGTGGCGCGGCGATAGCCTTGCATGCCGTCCATGGCGACGGAAAGACGATAGCCATTGCTTTTGAGCAATTCCAGCAGGATCTTGAGTTCAGCCACGTTGTCGTCGATGACGAGAATTCTTTCCCCGGAGGGGCCTGCAGGCGACCAGTAAGACACAGCAACAATCCGAGGTTAGATGGTTATGTTGAAAACCTCGGGATTGTGAAGTTGATCTTTAACGAGGTGTTACGTTTCGAGGGTTTGGATGACGCAGATGCACAGAATCTGACGTTTGTTTACAAGTTTTTCCGGAATACAAAAGCAATTTCCTGTTTTTAAAAATTGGCGCGATGCGGCGAATCTCTGTCATCAGAAAAATTGACATTTTTTTGAGTGTTTGTCTGGTGGGAAGACGGAATGTTCGCTTTTGCAAAAGCGTTCCAGATCGCTAGCTCCTAGCATTCGCAGGCGTTTGGCATTGAGCACCCCGGAGTAGAGGGTTCAGAGTTTTGCCAAGGTCAGGAATCAAGGAGCAGTTCATGGAAGCCGTATATAAATCGGGTGGAAAAATCGTCCTTGCGCAGCAAGGACTGGTCTTAGACAAGCCTTCTGCAGTCATCCTCAAAGTTGCACCGGAACAGATCGCCAAATCAGTGCGTGTCGGTAATGATCTGGTGTTGACGCTGGTCGATGGAGAGCAAATCCATGTGAACGGATTCTTCACGGCATATGCAGAGGACGGGCGCAATGATCTGGTCTTGGAAGACCAGCACGGGGTGCTCTGGTGGGGACAATATGGAAAGGCCTGGGAAGGCTTCGAGTTCACCGAGATCGAATCGGATGAGCCTGCCGCACCGTGGTTGCCTTGGCTTCTGGGGCTGGCCTTGGGTGGGCTGGCTGCGTCGAGCGGCGGGGGCGGCGGCAAGAATATCGACCATCCTCCTGAGGCTGCCGATCCCCATGTGGGTTTGCGTCACCTTGCCTCAGACCCTGTGCCCGGGCAGGAATTCAGCAATGGCGGCAACACGGTTTCGGTACGTGAAGATCAGCCGTTCAACGGCAAGATCACCGGTCAGGACAAGGACGGTGACCCACTGACCTACGAGCTGGGCACTCCGCCCGCTCACGGAACCGTGGTCGTGACACCGGACGGCAAGTACACCTACATCCCCAACAAGGACTGGAGCGGCCCGGGCACGGACGAGTTCACGGTGATCGTGGACGATGGCAAGGGCGGCAAGACCACGACCACGGTGACCGTGAACGTCACGCCCGAGCAGGATGCGTTCGACGACCGGGCGAGCACGGGCTTTGAGAAGTCCGTCACCATCGATGTGCTGGGCAACGACGACTTCGAAGGCAGCAACGTCAAGATCACCCACGTCAACGGCAGCGCCATTGCCGAAGGCCAGACCGTGACCGTGACCGATGGCAGCGTCAAGCTGGAGGGCGGCCAACTGGTGTTCACGCCCGATGCGGGCTTCAACGGCGACGCCCGGTTCAGCTACACGGCGCAGACCGACGGCGGCACGCCCGAGACGGCGGATGTCATCGTGACGGTGGCAGCCAACCAGTTGCCCGAGACGACCGATCCCAACGAAGGCCTTAACCCCGGCGACCCTGGCTACATCCCCGGCCAGAGCTTCACGCCTGGCGGCGGCTACACCGTCACCGTGGGCGAGGATCAGCGCTTCAACGGCAAGATCACGGGCGAGGACAAGGACGGTGACCCACTGACCTACGAGCTGGGCACTCCGCCCGCTCACGGCACCGTGACTATCGACAAGCACACCGGCAAGTACCTCTACACGCCCCACCAGGACTGGAGCGGCCCGGGCACGGACGAGTTCACGGTGATCGTGGACGACGGCAAGGGCGGCAAGACCTCGACCACGGTGACCGTGAGCGTCACGCCCGAGCAGGATGCGTTTGACGACCGGGCGAGCACGGGCTTTGAGAAGTCCGTCACCATTGACGTGCTGGGCAACGACGACTTCGAAGGCAGCAACGTCAAGATCACCCACGTCAACGGCAGCGCCATTGCCGAAGGCCAGACCGTGACCGTGGCCGATGGCAGCGTCAAGCTGGTGGGCGGCCAACTGGTGTTCACGCCCGATGCGGGTTTCAACGGCGACGCCCGGTTCAGCTACACGGCGCAGACCGACGGCGGCACGCCCGAGACGGCGGATGTCACCGTGACGGTGAGCCAGCCACCGGTGTTTGTCGATCCAAGCGATCCTGGCGAACCGCCGGTGACCAGCTATGCCTTTGAATACGAAGAGAACAGCCCCGTTGGCAAGTGGCTGGGTCAGGTAAAGGCCAATGATGCCGACAGCACATCGGTGACCTACAGCATCGATCCGGCCAGCGATCCCGATGGCTGGTATGCGATTGATGCTACGACTGGGGAGATCACGCTGACGGCGGCTGGAGCGGCGTCGCAAGCCAATGATTTCGAGCAAGGCAGCAATAGCCAGACGATCACGGTGGTGGCGACCGATAGCGAGGGAGGCAAGACCGAGGTCGCTGTCACGCTCAATGAAAAGGACCTGAACGACAACGCCCCTGTGTTGGTGATGGACCCCGAAGACAAGGTGTTGCATGTTGCGGAGGAGGCCCTGGTCGGAGGCATCAAGGATGACCCGGGCAGCACGACCACAGCCACGGGCAAGATCAGCTTTACCGATGCGGATAAGACACCGGACATCAACACCTTTTCGCTGGAGATGCAAGGCCCTGCGGACGGCAGCATCACTTCGGGCGGCGTGGCGGTGACCTGGAGCTGGGATGCTGGCAGCAGCACGCTGACCGGCATGGCCGGTGCCAAGGAGGTCATGACCGTCAAGGTCGGAGCCCTGACCGAGGTTGGTGGCCGGTACGAGGCAAGTTATACGGTCACTCTCAAGGGCCCCGTGGATCATGCAGTCGGCCGTGGTGCAAACACGCTGGACCTGGACTTCAAGGCCATCGTTCACGATGGCAAGCAGAGCAGCCAAATCGGGTTTGTCGTGGAGGTCAAGGATGATGTCCCGGCACTTGCCGATGATGCAGAGCTGGTGATCAACCTCGCCAAGCTGCAGACCAATGTGATGATCGTGCTGGACCTGTCAGGCAGCATGGCCTGGGATAGCAACGGCAAGGTACTGCCTGGCGGTGGCTCCAACGCGAACAGTCGACTGAGCCTAGCCAAGAAAGCGCTTGAAGCCCTGATCAACAAGTACGAAGAGTACGGCGATGTGGCGGTCAAGCTGGTGACTTTCAACGGCTCCACCGCCAATGCCCATGCCACCTGGATGAGTGCCGCGACGGCCATCGCTATCATCAATGGCCTGACAGCGACTGGCGGTACGCCCTATAAAGCCGCCCTCAACGCGGCGATGGGTACCAATGGCTTTGCCGACAATGTGGGCAAGCTGACCGGGGAGGGGGTGCAGAATGTTTCGTACTTCATCACCGATGGTGTGCCTACCTTGGGCCAAGGCGTCAACCCAAGACTGCAGGCTCAGTGGGAAGACTTTCTGACGACTCACCACATCAACTCCGTGGGGGTGGGCTTTGGCGGTATCAAGACGGGCGATATCCCGAATATTGACCCGATCGCCTACAACGGCCCAGCTGGAGTGGAGAACGCCGTGGTCCTGGCCAATTCGGCGGCGGAGCTCAACTCCACGCTGCAGGACCTGATCCAGTTACCCAGGCTGGAGGGCTCGTTGCGCGGCGAACTCGACAGCGCCGTGGAAGGCTATGGTGCAGACGGTGGTTTTATCAATGTGCTGGAGGTCGACGGCGTCTCCTATACCTACCTGCCCGGGCAGGCGCTGCAGGTGGCGGGCAACCCGGCTTCGGGAACCTACACCTATGACGCCGCCAAGCACCTCATCACCATCAAGACAGCTGCAGGTGGCTCGTTGACCGTGGAGTTCGATACGGGCAAGTTCATCTATGAGGGCAAGGCGCTGGCTTCCTACTGGGATCGCTTTGGCTACACCATCCAGGACGGAGATGGCGACCAGGCATCGACCGTCAAGGATGTGAAGGTGGTCTACGACGGTGGCGATCCCGGCCCCAAGCCTGCGTATGCGTCGCCGTTGCTGGCCATGAGCCTCGACCCGGAGCAGCTCGATGCTCTGCATGAGGGTGCGGAGGAGCCTGCTGCTACGGCGTTGCCTGCGCTGCACGATGTGCTGCAGTCCAAGGACGAGGCCGCCGGCGACATCGACGGACTGGGTTCGGTGCAAGCTCCTGCAGCCGCTGTTGCTCCTGTCGCTGCGTCACAGGATCTTGCCTTGTATATGCCAGATCCTTTGCCAGAGGAAGAGCTGCACCAGCCGGTGCATGCCTGATGCTCTTCAAACTTGATAGCTGTTAGCGCATGAAGCACGGCGTTTTTAGTATTAAAAATGCTGGAAGTGCCGTGTCTAATGAAAAGTCAGCTATTTAAGTAAGAGCAAGCAAGAAAAAACAAATAAGCTGTGTCGCTGGCTGGAGGCCGCGATGCAGAACGGTGGTCGCGCCATGGAGCTGCGATGCCAAGCTGTGAAATGGCGATGGATATGTCGATCAAGTCCAAACTTCCTCTGGTTTTCGTGCAGCAGGTTGCCGCAGCGGTCGCACTTGCCTGTGCCGTGGGAGGCGCCCATGCAGCTGCCGCTGGAGGCCAAGCCATGGATATGCGTGCAGCGGTGCAAGCTGCTGTGGCATGGCACCCCGCCGTGCGCACGGCGCAGAGGCAACTGCAGGGAGCCGATGAGGGCGTGGCTTCGGCCCGCGCCGGTTATTACCCGCAGGTCAAGGGCGGGGTGGGGGCGCAGGTAAACAACCGCGATGTCTACCCCTATACCTCGCGGCGCGTGTATGACGCCAGCGTTTCGGTGTCGCAGATGCTGTATGACTTCGGCAAGGTGGACAGCGCCGTGAAGCAGGCTGAGGCCGGCATTGAGCTTGCCCAGGCGCAGGTGTATCTGTCCACCGACGATGTGGCGCGCGAGGCTGCGCAAGCCTGGGTGGAGCTGCGTCGCCAGCAGGCCATGGTGGCGATTGCCAAAAGTCAGCTCGAAGGCGTGGGGGCGCTGGCGGAGCTGGCCTGGGAGCGACAGGTCAAAGGTGCCAGCACCCGTTCCGACTTTATGCAGGCGCAATCGCGCAGGGATGGTGCACGCGGCCAGTTGATCAATTACGAGGCGCAGGCGCGCCGCTGGCAGGCGCGGCTGATGACTCTGACCGGGATGCAGACGCCCCCCACCCTGAGTGCAGGAAGGGGAGGTATGCCGGATGCCCTGCCCCAGGCCTGCACTGCTGCGCAGCTGCTGCCCACGGCGACGGTGCGCCGAGCTCAGGGGCAGCGGGCGTTGGCCCTGGCCGAGTTGAAGGCCGCTGACGCACAACTGATGCCCACGCTATCGGTGGATGGATCGGCCTCGCGCGGGCTTACCGCAGCATCGCGCCCGGCCGGCTACCCGGATCTGGATATGCGCGTGATGTTCAATGTATCGGCGCCGCTGTTCGAGGGAGGGCGCAACCAGGCCCGCCAGCGCGCAGCAGGGCACGCGCTGGAGGCTGCGGACGCGGCTGTGGCCAATGCCGAGTTCCAGGCTCGGCAGTCGCTGCGTGATGCACAGGACCAGAGCCAGGGTTTAGGGGAGCGCCAGCCGGTGGTGGACGAGCGTATCGCCAGCATCCGCATCACGCGTGACCTGTACCGTGAGCAATACCTGCAATTGGGCACGCGCTCGCTGCTGGATCTGCTCAATGCCGAGCAGGAATACCACGGCGCACGTTTCGAGCAGGTGGACAACGCTCATGACCTGCTGCGGCTGGCTGTGGAGTGCTGGTACCAGAGCGGACGGTTGGCGGATGAGTTCTCGCTCGATACGCGGCTCCGGGATGTGAGCCAAGGAGTGATGCGATGAACGGGACGAAGAATCAGGGCCATCGGAAGCAGGCAGATTCCGGGCCGCTGCCGCTATTCATGCAGGGTTGGATGGAAGCGATACTGGCAGTGGCCGCGAACTATCAGATCGACACCTCGCGTGAACGCCTGCGCGTGGATGCGGCCTGGGCGGCTGGTGGCGATCTGTCGGCCGACGATCTACGTCAATGCATACGTCAGATGGCCAGGCAGGCGGGGTTGATCGTGACCGAGGTGGCTCCAGATCTGAAACGGCTCACGGCCTGGCGTCTGCCCCTGGTCTTGCAGCTGCGCGGCGGGCAGGTGGCTGTCATCACGGCACTGGCCGATGATGGCCTGCGCCTGCTGCTGAGCGGCGATGAGGGCGGTGAGAGCACATACACGCTGGCCGAGTTGCAGCCCGAATTGGAGGTGATGGCGGTGCTGCGCCCGCTGCGGTCGACCCCCGATTCGCGCGTGGACGGCTACCTGCGCCCGGTGGAGAGCCATTGGTTGCGCGACATTGTGTTTGCCGACCTGAGACCCTACGGCCACATTCTGTTGGCCTCGTTCATCACCAATCTGATGGCCTTGGGCGGCATTCTGTTTTCCATGCAGGTTTATGACCGCGTGGTGCCGTCCCAGTCCGAGCCTACGCTGTACGTGCTGTTTGGCGGAGTGTTGCTGTCCATCGTATTTGCCTGGGCCATGCGCGCTGCGCGCATGCACATTACCGACATGCTGGGCAAGCGTGCAGATCTGCGCATTTCGGACCGCGTCTTCGGACATGCGCTGCGAGTGAAGAACAGCGCCCGTCCACGTGCCACGGGCACTTTCGTGGCTCAGATCCGTGAACTGGAGCCAGTGCGCGAGATGCTGACCTCCACCACGGCTGCTGCGGTGGCCGACCTGCCTTTCTTTGTGCTGTTCTGCCTCATCTTCTGGATGATCGCAGGCGCATTGGTCTGGGTGCCGTTGGCGGCGTTCGTCCTGCTGCTGGCGCCCAGCCTGTTGGCGCAAAAGCGCCTGCGCAACCTGGCCCAGGCCAGCATGCGCGAATCGGCGCTACGCAACGCGATGCTGGTGGAGACCGTGCAGGGCATCGAGGACATCAAGCTGCTGCAGGCCGAGCCGCGCTTTCAGAATCAGTGGAACCACTTCAACGCAGTGAATGCGGAGGCAGGACTGAAGCTGCGAGCGCTTCTGCATGGTCTGAGCAACTGGATGCAGACGGTGCAGGGCAGCGCTTTCGCTTTTGTGGTGTTCTTTGGCGCACCCCAGGTGATGCGCGGCGAGATGAGCACCGGCGTGCTGGTTGCATCCTCCATCCTGGTCAGCCGCATGCTGGCTCCCTTGTCCAGCGTGACCGGCGTGCTCAACCGCTGGCAGCAGGCCAGGATGGCCAGTGACGGACTGGATCAGCTCATGCGCCTGCCCGTGGATCACGCGGAGGACGGCAGCCGCATCCACCGCCCCGTCATTGAAGGGCGATACGATTTCAGCGACGCCGTGTTCAGCTATGACGGCAAGACCCCCGCGCTTCAGGTCAGGCAACTGCAGATCGCGGCCGGTGAGCGCATCGCCATCCTGGGGCGCAACGGCGCGGGCAAGTCGACGCTGCTGCAGGCTCTGTCGGGTCTGATTGAACCGATGGCCGGACGGGTGCTGCTGGACGGCGTGGCCTTGGCCCACATTGACCCGGCCGACCTGCGCCGTGACGTGAGCTTGCTGACGCAGAATGCGCGTCTGTTCTATGGTTCCCTGCGCGAGAACCTGCTGCTGGGCGCGCCCCATGCAAGCGATGGGG
This DNA window, taken from Comamonas testosteroni TK102, encodes the following:
- a CDS encoding DNA-binding response regulator; the protein is MSYWSPAGPSGERILVIDDNVAELKILLELLKSNGYRLSVAMDGMQGYRRATTQQFELILLDVNMGDVDGFTACRLLKADPSTADIPVIFVTSCASPQERLKGLQLGAVDYIQKPFDINEVLARVEIHLALTQRQGKPDQDACTSPEPPAQDSEPARLSSTLSAVHNLTLLRAAQQLVLSDLSKVPPLPELATQLGTNEKRLTRVFQTHTGNTVYKFIREARLHEAKRMLASSAMHIEEVAAAIGFSSAANFSSAFHAYFGCTPSAFRRSCLGQKP
- a CDS encoding MarR family winged helix-turn-helix transcriptional regulator translates to MKNSIKPQGCTNLKLRQLSRIVTRHYDHFFAEVGLKITQYSLLSHVVKLGPIRPVDLAKRMQMDASTLTRNLQPLAAMGLLTIGAGADARSRLVTATETGVSKQTQAQQAWKAAQLALNAQLGTERVAALHDLIDSCIECLDGDEGSDDAQAD
- a CDS encoding sensor histidine kinase — protein: MLLCWAIDAKAIEVSSPPSIQISDVILGLKVLDNTVEVWERGSPNEAPLNVAALPNGEIDGFRTVTAKTLDGRFDMRHLWLRMTLHNDLESPQAVQLALGACWLQHVNFYVLRMREGQVRASRMLAGISDPNQSLTRVPQIAINLAPGESVRVLVHVNSYASSKLDVALHTVDQWHMMERDYALFSGLLIGSILVFVVYSAALWRILRTPMMEWQTLGLLLAALYEATYRGYAQIILWPSSTEWGYRSHHVLVAGIVLSLLLYLRARLEKAQNYLPSSGILLLKLIAVLESVVLIGALFGPYEWFALTGIIVALFSLLTILACTYIYYRNGGPGGMTALLLVSVLAFGALLRAAALLVPNISVVQLLEQYVLVLPALTIGLFIITSSAYQYSHQRHQAQLTLLQWQSQQQERLEQEVEHKTSALKEALEQAEQRSLEQKELLAYVSHDLRAPVSAIIAYLQLMHQSPNKVDTDKLAAIERSAAYQLALIDELVDYAKDELQPPLALNEQSVDLSSLLSDLTKYAQALAHRQRNTFSLQIQSLLPTHIYLDGKRLQQAVLNLLSNAAKFTFDGNIDLKLHAQYRGREQWHLRFEVSDSGSGIDAKVLAGIQKSLAANRTHSKRGLGLLIAQRIIEKMNGHLSIDSQPGRGTNAVFFLMVKQVSDSPLFQALLTQTTSEKYNQLKTMHKLEALPREHKSELARLADQGNWSDLHCWIDAMDNGTDYQVLIKAVRQSLDDLDFEQISNIARDAPLR
- a CDS encoding PaaI family thioesterase, yielding MTVDQVIERWRADEVAVRARLRAVDTGPHGSVAARSGMEMFEAIFAGELSPAPIGETLDFVPIRMEPGEAVFQGSPKRRHYNPLGTVHGGWFATLLDSAVGCAIHTTLPAGKAYTTLELKVNMVRALTEGVPLVRAEGRVIHAGRQVATAEGRIVGPDGKLYAHATTTCLIFDQPIGAKPS